Within Sorangiineae bacterium MSr11367, the genomic segment CCGCACGGCGCCGTACGGTAGATCGATCACCGCGAGAAGTACCGCATCGAGCGGTGCGGATGCGCTCGCGATGTCCGCACCGAGCCGGCGCACGGCGCGAAGAACCGGCTCATTCAGCGCGCGCAATGTCTCCGCCAGATCGGTGGGGGCCTCGCGCATCAAATCTTCCCGCCGGAAAAGCGCCGCAATTTGCGCGTCCTTCCGGCAATCGCGCGCAAAGTCGAAAATGGACAGCGCCGCCGCCACCGCGGCCTCCCGTGGATCCTCCTGCGTACTCAATGCATCGAGAAAGACGCGTTGCGAGCGACGAACGGCCCGGATCCACATGTGTGCGAGCACGCCGTCGCGCGACCCGAACCGATGGTAAATCGAGCCCGAGGGCGCCCCCGCCGCGTCCGCAATGGCGCGGGTGGTGGCGGCGCTCACCCCGCGCTCCAGCAAGATGTCGCGTGCGGCATCCAAAATGTCGTCTGCCGCGTGAATTTCGCTCCGTCCCACGCCATCCAGCGTAGCCGCCTTGACGTATTAGAGCAAGTGCTCTAATTAATGAAGCAGACGCTCTAGAAAGGCTGCACCCCATGAACGACCCGAGCCCGACCCTGGATCCGCTCTCCGTGGCCCACCGGCTCTACGAGGCCTTTCGCCGCGGAGACGGCGCCGCGCTCTTCGCGCTCCTCCATCCCGACTTCACCGGTTACGTGAGCGACGGAATGCCTATGGCGGTGGGCGGCGCCGTTCCCGACCGTCAGCACATGCTCCGCGTGTGGGGGACCATCGCCGCCGAGTACGCCGTGCGGCCCATCCCGGGAGAGTTCATTCGCGCGGACGCGTCGC encodes:
- a CDS encoding nuclear transport factor 2 family protein translates to MNDPSPTLDPLSVAHRLYEAFRRGDGAALFALLHPDFTGYVSDGMPMAVGGAVPDRQHMLRVWGTIAAEYAVRPIPGEFIRADASRIVVLGHYCGSGLRKGGGGPIRAVFAHILDIRDNAIVSLKQITDTASWSV
- a CDS encoding TetR/AcrR family transcriptional regulator, with amino-acid sequence MGRSEIHAADDILDAARDILLERGVSAATTRAIADAAGAPSGSIYHRFGSRDGVLAHMWIRAVRRSQRVFLDALSTQEDPREAAVAAALSIFDFARDCRKDAQIAALFRREDLMREAPTDLAETLRALNEPVLRAVRRLGADIASASAPLDAVLLAVIDLPYGAVRRYLVRGHAPPPVLRPALESAVRAVLQSVTS